The Actinomycetota bacterium sequence ACCGCAGGCAATCTCAAATGCGTCGGCTCCTTGCCCGCCGTGGGTGCTTGCAAATGGGCGGGCTTGCTGGATGGGCCGCTGGAGTTCCACGCATCGCAGGCGAAGTCGTGGTGGCGTTTCTGAGCGCACGGCGGCCTGCAATCTGGAGGGTTCTATCGGCGTGGGGGCCGGTGGCAGTCATGGCGGGCGCGATCTTCTTTGGATCGTCGCGCAATTGGCAGGGTCCGGCCGGGGGCGCTGCCGAAGTGGTCCTGGCGAAAACGGTTCACGTCATCGAGTACGCGCTGCTGTGCGCGCTGGTTCGGCGCGCGCTATTGAAGTCCGGCGCGCGCCACGTTGCCGTGCCGGCATTTGTGTTGACCGTGGCGTATGCGGCGTCCGACGAGATCCACCAGATGTTCACTCCCGGCCGCACGCCCAGTCCGATCGACCTAATCCCGGATGCGATCGGGGCGTTGTTGGCCGTGTTCATCGCCCAACGGGTGTCGCGTCGCGCCTTAGGAAAGCTCGCCGTTCGCCCGTGACCGGTCGTCCAGGAAGGCAATGATCCGGTCGGCGATCCGTAGTGCCGCGCGTCCGTCTCCGTAAGGGTTCTCCAGCGACACGTGGCGTTGATACTCAACCGGATCGGAAAGGATGCTCCGCACGGCACCGGTGATGGTGGAGCGATCTCGCCCGACGAGCGTGGACGTTCCGGTCGCCAATCCCTCGCCACGCTCAGTGACATCTCGCATGACCAGCACAGGCTTTTGCAGCGCGGCGGCCTCTTCTTGGATTCCGCCGGAGTCGGTCAGCAGAAGGTCGGCCCGCTTCATCAGGTGCACG is a genomic window containing:
- a CDS encoding VanZ family protein, whose translation is MAGAIFFGSSRNWQGPAGGAAEVVLAKTVHVIEYALLCALVRRALLKSGARHVAVPAFVLTVAYAASDEIHQMFTPGRTPSPIDLIPDAIGALLAVFIAQRVSRRALGKLAVRP